DNA sequence from the Antedon mediterranea chromosome 7, ecAntMedi1.1, whole genome shotgun sequence genome:
TTCCTGCGGTGGCGTTTGGTATTCAAAGTGAAGACTTTTTATAAATTTAGAAagaaaattcacaaaattttTACTTATTTGGCACgcttaaataaaaattattaaaaaatacttacGGCGTAACCCATTCATTGACCTCGTCAATCTTGCCTCTCAGCAATTTCGGATAGAGGTCCAGATTCTTCTGTTCATCTGTAGCACAAAATTCATTAAATTCGCTGTTAAACATTCGCAGTATGTCCGCCGATTCATTGCTGACGATGGTGTTTTCCTTTTTGTCCCACAAAACTGGTGTAGATACTCTACCAGTAtaatctacaaaaaaataagatatatCAATTATGAGGTGGGAAAATTGGAGACATATCCCTGAATGGAAATGGTCCCCTCATTTTTCAACGGCATACCTCTTGCGTTGTACAGGTACTCTCAGAAACACAGTTTGATGTGGTTTTGCTTCCCTGATGTTACCCCTCCATCACCCTAACATTAAAAACGGATTGGCAATATGTTGGTAATAGTGCTGCATGGAGTAAACATGGGTGCAAATTGTGTGATCTCATCGTAACTGTGGGTAggtattaaaacatttaatttttatataaagatTAGTTGTCTATTACTGTGCCACTACTTACTTGGGTTGGCTTTCAAGTAGATATCTCTGAGATATTTGGCATTAAACAGTGGATCAAGTGTACACTTTGGTCTCTGAAAATTGGGGAACAATGATACAAATTAGCAATTTGAATCTCATATCTACATATGTTCTGGTGTATTACTCatgcatttaaaatttaaatacagtaatctaTTGGCACATCAATCTAAAGTATGTGGTCATGTCATAATAtagcttttttatttatttatttatttgtgctGGAAGTTTTTGCTGGGTGGTTACTGGTGCTCAGCTACTGGCGTCAGtgtcctgggttcaaatccttgTCCTGTGTGTGTGTACAATGAGTGAATCCTTGgcaattttaaatgttaaaataaaaaaaattactatggATTTTCGTACCTGGTCCGTAAAAGTCCAGCCATTTGGATCCAGTCTGATGTAATCAACGCTAGTCATAGAGATAACGTCCTCAAGGCCTTTAAGTTTGCGACCAACAACACAGCGACTAGCGAAGGGACATGCGTATGAAATGTAGAGATGATAGCGGTCACGTTCAGATTTGAATCCACTGCTGCCGTCCGCTGTAAATATTAGggaaaaaattgtaaaaacataaaatgcaaatcatttaatttttttacctttttaatttaaatttattaacttAGATGTATTGTTCTTGGcccctaaaaacatgaaaaatgaagattaataaaatcggactttaaataggccattttgtagttttaataaagttattcatttctgtagaaaaaaaaaatattatttcacttATTAAAGTataatgttttgctttaaattacatttttttcaggtgaattattttttttttttaagtttaaaaagcATAATAGGGTAATGCGCCTCCATAGTAACTGTTTAATTAACTGTATTTTCACCATTGTATTTGAAGAACCCGCATTATTTTtaagtattgtacagtacaaacAGGTTGACGCACTTTTGCTAGTTGAACTTTTTCTAGGTCATTTCCGTTCCATTTTCACAAGGCTGTTTTATCTATATGATCGGAGTTATCACAATACGgaaatttattatcaatactatgtttaattcattttcctggtactgtatttgttttatttttaatattgatgAAATTTCTCCAGTTTAATACGTAAGAATCAATGAGCGAACACGCACTCATCAACCAAAGCTCAGACTCACTCGCTGATCATCACCCAGCTCACTCAGCACGACACAACCAATTCTCATTTGTCTCCCATCCAGGTACCACGACACCCAGGGACCAGCAGTAAAATTCTTACCTGTGATCCACTTTGTAAACTCCCCATCTGCTTTCACAAATTCTCCTTTAGCATTAGTAGACGGCAAAGACATATTTAAATGCGATATTGTtgagaagaaaataaaattacatcgaATACGAACTGACGCCGATAACCAAAATGGCATTTATTATTAATCCGTAATTTGATACATACGCCAAGCGCgtcatttattttgatataaaaacGCCATCTATTGGGTCGCCAATAACTAGGTCAAAGTTATTGGTTAAAATGGGATTATGGAACTATTGTGTGTAGCCcatattttgataaaattatcatcagttaaataaataatttaaatcttGTACGTTTTTAttaaatcatagagatattagagtagagatattataatatctctgaTTCAACCAAGGCCATCTACTAACAACAACGcggagctcgccttgccaactcgtaacagtcctttgatcttttGTCTGGccgcgacaaataccaacagtactggaCTATGTATATATTTCTCTGTAAGGGGCGGGTAACAGATAaacctttgatctccggagctcagcatcctgttagTCCTGTTTCCCGTCGGTCTGACAGAATTAAATTGTCTATTAGATggttctatttattttaataataataattaataaaggtacagtatttcattttgtttacacatgattttttttaatttttactatAATGATTTGAATGAACGTTTTTATCTTAAATTTAACTTCTTATTTAGTAGTTTTTACTTGGcgtactaggcctactttctttatatttttgaCTTCAAATTTCCATGACTACAAATTAACATCTTTTTATTATTACGGCAGCGTATTCCAGACGCAACCCCATCTCTCCACGCAATCCCACATTCAAAACGGATAGGCACCAACATTGAGGCAAGACAAAAACCATTCCATACCATAATAGCAATCATTTATtgatatatacaatattttagttgtgtttattattagttttcataagtgtttaaattatgttttgagAAGCTAAAAtggaaaattaaatatttcaatcttTTGGAAACGAATCAATCTTATAGATTGAATTGCACTCCCACAGGTTTGAATGGTACTCTTGATGGATTGAATTTCCAggttaaatataaatattgttctaTTACAAGCCTCAAGGCAGAGTGTCCAGTCAATTTATAATGTGTAGTTAAACCACTGGGCTAGTCATTTATAGAGTGTGTAGTTAAGCCACTGGGCTAGTCATTTATACAGTGTGTAGTTGAAACCACTGGGCTAGTCAATTATACAGTGTGTAGTTAAGCCACTGGGCTAGTCATTTATAGAGTGTGTAGTTGAAACCACTCTGGGCTAGTCATTTATACACTGTGTAGTTGAAACCACTGGGCTAGTCATTTATAAACTGTGTAGTTAAACCACTGGGCTAGTCATTTATACAGTGTGTAGTTGAAACCACTGGACTAGTCATTTGTACACTGTGTAGTTGAAACCACTGGGCTAGTCATTTATACAGTGTGTAGTTAAACCACTGGGCTAGTCATTTATACAGTGTGTAGTTGAAACCACTGGGCTAGTCATTTATACACTGTGTAGTTGAATCCACTGGGCTAGTCATTTATACACTGTGTAGTTGAAACCACTGTGTAGTTAAGCCACTGGGCTAGTCATTTATACACTGTGTAGTTGAAACCACTGGGCTAGTCATTTGTACACTGTGTAGTTGAAACCACTGGGCTAGTCATTTGTACACTGTGTAGTTGAATCCACTGGGCTAGTCATTTGTACACTGTGTAGTTGAAACCACTAGGCTAGTCATTTATACACTGTGTAGTTGAATCCACTGGGCTAGTCATTTATACACTGTGTAGTTAAGCCACTGGGCTAGTCATTTATACACTGTGTAGTTAAGCCACTGGGCTAGTCATTTATACACTGTGTAGTTAAGCCACTGGGCTAGTCATTTATACAGTGTGTAGTTAAGCCACTGGGCTAGTCATTTATAAACTGTGTAGTTAAGCCACTGGGCTAGTCATTTATAAACTGTGTAGTTGAAACCACTGGGCTAGTCATTTGTACACTGTGTAGTTAAAACCAACCATAGTCAACTTATCTTTATTTTGTGTACCAGTGAAAAGCATGCAGTAACTTAACAATTGTACCCTGTTATTTCATGAAGTGAATTTGGGCTAGTAACATAAACAGCTAACCAGCCCAGTGTGCAGAGaggaaaaaaatatagaattgacTTTTCACTATTGACaacaataatacagtaataatttattCCTTTGAGCAAAACCAATTCATACATGTTAGTTCCACATATTGACGTACTTTGAACAATACTCAACACCAAAGTGTGCATGCAACGGGGCAAGTGGTAAGAAGTAGACCCAGCGACAATCTTAAATTAACTCCAGTAGCAACGGGCAAGTGTCGGGTTTGCTTACTTTCAGTACAACaacagtttttaatttttttcatgtgTCTTGGTTCTTTTCATGTTGCTGTTTGCCCACTTCATCTATTTCGCGTTCCCAGTTACGAGACGTGTTCTGAAATCCGCTTTTGGATTTGTTGAATGACTTTGGTCCAGCAGACGTCGGAGTATCTCTATATTAACAACAAGTAGGTCATTATCAACATTTACATTATCTTAAACTCTgtttacaatatcaaacttgacaataaaatgtgatgtgcccatattgggacatgatgatgtcatatcattaaaactagtttgatagtgtagacagagctttagaataagTTCTATtctatttatacagtatttctataGGATTCATATTTTATAATGAGCTGCCACAATAGATTAATTTCTTGTATGGTGTATTATACAAGACCAATAAAGCTttctgtatttttgtatttggaCCTACCTGCCTATATTTTTCATCCTCATTTTTGCTGATTTTGGCATTTCTTCAACATCCTCCTAAAATAATTCAGAGATTGTTTAATGGATTGCCTATTGTACTATTCAAGGTACTGGACGCTGGGAAACAGAACATGGAATcttaaaaaaaacctttaatTGCTTTTGGTAATTTGTATCAGAGAACGCTAAATAAGCATTCATTAGTAGTCACATATTATCTTACATCACTACTGTCTTTAAAAGCCGCAGCAACTGAAGAGCTTTGTACTGGTGGCAAGGGATCTGGCTCCTTAagtttctgaaaaaaataaaaatgttacaaacgatagatttaaattgtttattttatgatcACTCAGTTTAACCACACCAGAGGTCAGAGGTCAGAACTGCTGCCACTACTACATTCTATAACAGGAACATTATTCATTCATAATTCAGAAGCCTACCTGAGAACCTAGTTTCATAGCAATTGAATTTGGTTTCTTGGTCATTGTTATCTGCATATTCTTTTTTGTAGAATCTGCTGAGACTAAGTTAACCTTTTAAGAAATCAAGACAAAATgatgtattaataaattatacagaTAAAAAAGATggtaattaataaaataactttcttttatttgaagtcttttaaaatctttttattCGAAGTCTTTTCGGAccaggttgatagtgtagacagagcttaagtactGTATTGCCAAGTAAAGTTACTCACTTTTGGTGTAAAACTTGGCGAGACTAATTTCACCTTGAAGAATAAGCCGTTAGTTAGTATGTTATGAGAAAATGAGATGACGGCTTGACATTGACCTTATCATGATTGTAATGAAAGGAAAGAAAACGAAGAAATAAGAttgaatgataaagaataaggcAAAACAGATCAACTTACTTTAGGCACTGCTGGCTTGGCAGAGAGGTTGATGCTAATACCACCAATTGATTTCGGTTTCTTTTCATCATCGTAAGTGAGTGTTTTAGAGCTCTTTCTCTTCACGGCTTTAGCTTCCATCTTGGTCCAGCTGCCAGGTGAGTCAGGTTGCGTCAGTTTGTTTTAGTCTGAAGTTGAAACAACTGGTAAACGTGAAACTCGATCTTACCTGCATTCTGTTGTTAACTGCATTTCaacatgaaaacaaataaatattttatttgtttttttttaaattattgttttttaatatttattaatataaagacCATGAGTTTGTAAGTTGGGTCTCTCCCTCTTTTGGTTTCATCTCTCCCTTCCCTAAATGAATGCTTGGAACAGGAATTTTCCGGTACAATAGTCCTAGGCCTAACCAGCTGCTGTAGTCTAGTACTAGACTGCTCCATCTCGACTGAATAAATAAGGGCCTAAATCTACCAGCAGTTTTTAGGCCTCTAGCTAGCCAGTTGAGTTAGTTGAAATTAAAGGCATAATTAAAAGTCCCAGAGGTTTACATGCCGGTCTAGAAATAATATTGCATCATATTTACAAACCAAAAGGAAAACACCACGAAAAACACTCTTTACTTATGATaatttaatgatgatgatgagctGGAAAAAACACAACTCTCACAAAACAACAACAGAGACCAGACCTGGACCACGACACCAATTTGGTATCCATGTGTTGAGGGCGATATCACAACAAAATTACGTCGTTTGCACGTCCACACGTTTGTTATGTTTttcgaaaataaataaataaatgttaccttaaataaatattacaattttgtatttcaagCTTGTGTTGAGATCCTGTGTTgtttaattgtaaaaatataaactcATAAACGTATTAgagtaagtaataataattggtaGCTCTTGTAAAAGATGACAActtttataggcctagcctaggctaggccttccTTGATTTGTGAATTCCGACGAGCCAACAAACGAACAGAGAGGGGCACCGACTGCGgtctggtggtggtggtggcaGGAGGAGGATGCATTGTTGTATATCATGGCCTAGCCCTATAGTATGTAAATCCACTAACCAACTACAGTAATAGATTAGTGCTTTTAAGTAGGCTATTAAAtctttaaatatatacattcaCTTTTTTTTCACCTGGACTGGAGTTCTGAGTTAGTTTTGTCATATATTTGATTGATATAGACCTAATTATAATTCtacttattttataaaataatgaaaataaacgTTTTCTTATTTACAGATACATCAGACACCAGATATGTAAATTTCAtagtttaatatataattttttaagtTTTTGACAACTAAAGATATTGTTAGCATGGCACTGGAAGAAGACTGCGTAAAACAAGAAGTCACAGACTTAAAATCCACCGAACCAGATAAAAATACAGACACTGCTCAACAAGAGGAGGTTGATGGTAGTGAACAGAAAGAATTAATAACAGAAAATAAAGATAATGATGTCCCTGTACCAGATGATAAAAGTGATAAACAAATAAACGATGACAAAGAAACAGTTAAGAATACTGAAGAAGATGAAAAGATGGATGTTACTGAAGAGAAGGGTGAAGTACAGGaagaaaataaagaagaaataaaagaagaagaaaagaaacaagAATCGGAGGATTGGATGATAGAATCAAGTGAAGATGAGTCTGAAGGAAAAGAGGGTGATATAAAAAGGAGGAAAAGATTATGGGAACCACCTGTAGATGTGATTGTTAAACTCTATGAAGAGTTGGACAAAAGGGGTGTTCTGGAACTGAACTGGAAATGTCCTGGTAGAAAAGATCTAGAGCAAGAACGAAGGGAGAAAGAAAAAGCTGTTGAAATAGTGACAGAAGAAGTTGTGGTTCCAGAAGAAAAGTATGCATTATTTTGTCCTATTTGTTtgcaaaattcaaaatattaaatacttgtgtataacattgttttgatataataatttatattgttttactaAATACAccagtatttttattgattttagcTATAGATATATCTATCTACACTACCACATTTTATGtgaatatatattaattttctgTTAAATTTTGTTCTTTATGCAGAGAAGAGGAACCAACTGCTTTTGATGACTTTGAGGAAGAGACCACGCTAGTGAAGATAACTCCTCGTAGAAATACAGGTACGTAAGATGTCTCCGCGATCTCGTTCGCGAATCTCCACTTGCTCCATTCATCCATCAACAAGGCATTATGGTTATTGTTCTTTTACTTGACCTTTGTCCGGAATGTTTACcaacatttaaaacaagatGTTTTGATGTGTCCTGTACTACCTGGGGTGTAATGTAATGGACTAGTACACATAcctttgttttgctttaaattgcattttttccagaaattttttttttatccagttttttaaactattattttatatatgtgacattaaaatgtaatattcaaaaaattaaacaaacatttttttagggggacaatatatctttaatgataatataaaaaaaaatataataatttttttgaaaaCAGGTGACAAAGCACAAGGAAGTGGGCGGAAGCGGACAGCAAAGATGGAGAGCATTCTAGGTAATATGATGCGACATCAGAAGATTGATGAAGATATGGAAAAGGGAAAGACTGATACTGAAATTGATCCAATGCCAAAATCTGATATAACTCCACGTCGTCTTGGCAAGATTCATATAAGGAACAATATTGACAGTTGATGTTTATTTGTTGCTAAAGTCTGGTTCCCACTACGCAATGCAACACACGTATTgatgcaaagtgctgtattgcataatcacaagTGGAATACGACAACGCAAGTTTGATTTCATGCAGCAGGggtaaaacacaattattggaagggcattttcttacgttgtgtAGGTTGTGTAAcattgcgtcactagtgggGACCAAGcataaaacaatttgaattaTCTGCTGAATTTTAAAGCTTCAGTTGATCAACAAACAATAAAGTTTATGGGTTATGGACAGTAAACTGAgccatattttgtaaatatgaaTATGGCCATGGTGACCCTTCAAAATAGCTAAGAAGAGGAGGGAGGAGGGATAAATTAGCGTAATACCAATTTTGTTTAACTGTcatttatgtatattatatttatacctGAAGCAAGAAAGAAAATGTGAGTAAAAAGTGGCGAACACATTTGAAGTCCAAATAGTTACAAAGTCTCCTGATGTATGTGTTTTTATGATAGGAAATATGCCACTAAGTTGTTATCATTCCTAATAAGGatgatttaataaatattgacatttgtaataattattttcttctcattattttatcattttatgagATAATTAGtaaatttatagtacagtatacagcactaatttatagtacagtatacagcactaatttatagtacagaatacagcactaatttatagtacagtatacagcactaatttatagtacagtatacagcactaatttatagtacagtatacagcactaatttatagtacagtatacagcactaatttatagtacagtatacagcactaatttatagtacagtatacagcactaatttatagtacagtatacagcactaatttatagtacagaatacagcactaatttatagtacagtatacagcactaatttatagtacagtatacagcactaatttatagtacagtatgcagcactaatttatagtacagtatgcagcactaatttatagtacagtatgcagcactaatttata
Encoded proteins:
- the LOC140055082 gene encoding PEST proteolytic signal-containing nuclear protein-like isoform X2 yields the protein MEAKAVKRKSSKTLTYDDEKKPKSIGGISINLSAKPAVPKVNLVSADSTKKNMQITMTKKPNSIAMKLGSQKLKEPDPLPPVQSSSVAAAFKDSSDEDVEEMPKSAKMRMKNIGRDTPTSAGPKSFNKSKSGFQNTSRNWEREIDEVGKQQHEKNQDT
- the LOC140053993 gene encoding glutathionyl-hydroquinone reductase YqjG-like — protein: MPFWLSASVRIRCNFIFFSTISHLNMSLPSTNAKGEFVKADGEFTKWITADGSSGFKSERDRYHLYISYACPFASRCVVGRKLKGLEDVISMTSVDYIRLDPNGWTFTDQRPKCTLDPLFNAKYLRDIYLKANPNYTGRVSTPVLWDKKENTIVSNESADILRMFNSEFNEFCATDEQKNLDLYPKLLRGKIDEVNEWVTPNVTQAVYKAGFATTQEAYNNGVKILFENLDRVEDVLSKNRYLTGDTFTEADVRLFNTLVRFDTVYVGHFKCNKKRVMDYPNMWGYTREVYQMKGMADTVDQQHIQEHYQVSHRHINPNGIVAIGPELDFNAPHGRDNMVAK
- the LOC140055082 gene encoding PEST proteolytic signal-containing nuclear protein-like isoform X1, with amino-acid sequence MEAKAVKRKSSKTLTYDDEKKPKSIGGISINLSAKPAVPKVKLVSPSFTPKVNLVSADSTKKNMQITMTKKPNSIAMKLGSQKLKEPDPLPPVQSSSVAAAFKDSSDEDVEEMPKSAKMRMKNIGRDTPTSAGPKSFNKSKSGFQNTSRNWEREIDEVGKQQHEKNQDT
- the LOC140054451 gene encoding PAXIP1-associated glutamate-rich protein 1-like is translated as MALEEDCVKQEVTDLKSTEPDKNTDTAQQEEVDGSEQKELITENKDNDVPVPDDKSDKQINDDKETVKNTEEDEKMDVTEEKGEVQEENKEEIKEEEKKQESEDWMIESSEDESEGKEGDIKRRKRLWEPPVDVIVKLYEELDKRGVLELNWKCPGRKDLEQERREKEKAVEIVTEEVVVPEEKEEEPTAFDDFEEETTLVKITPRRNTGDKAQGSGRKRTAKMESILGNMMRHQKIDEDMEKGKTDTEIDPMPKSDITPRRLGKIHIRNNIDS